Within Thermus sp. CCB_US3_UF1, the genomic segment CCCCATCTACATCATGTACATCTACGTGCAGAACTGGGTCCGCTCCGCTTTGGGCCTCGAGGTGCGCCTCGTGGGCAGCTACGGGGGGCTTGTCTTCACCTACACCGCCTTCTTCGTTCCCCTGAGCATCTGGATCCTCAGGGGCTTCTTCGCCTCCATTCCCAAGGAGCTGGAGGAGGCGGCCATGGTGGACGGGGCCACGCCCTTCCAGGCCTTCCACCGGGTGATCCTGCCCCTGGCCCTCCCGGGCCTCGCGGCCACGGCCGTCTACATCTTCCTCACCGCCTGGGACGAGCTCCTCTTCGCCCAGGTCCTCACCACCGAGGCCACCGCCACCATTCCCGTGGGCATCCGCAACTTCGTGGGCAACTACCAGAACCGCTACGACCTGGTCATGGCCGCCGCCACGGTGGCCACGCTGCCCGTCCTCGTCCTCTTCTTCTTCGCGCAGCGCCAGCTCATCCAAGGCCTCACCGCCGGGTCGGTGAAGGGCTAGGCGTTGGGAGGAGGAACGCGCATGGCCGAGAACGCCGAAAAGTTTCTGTGGGGGGTAGCCACCAGCGCCTACCAGATCGAGGGGGCCACCCAGGAGGACGGGCGGGGGCCTTCCATCTGGGACACCTTCGCCCGCCGCCCGGGGGCCATCCGGGACGGAAGCACAGGGGAGCCCGCCTGCGACCACTACCACCGCTACGAGGAGGACATTGCCCTTATGCAATCCCTCGGGGTGGGGGTCTATCGCTTCTCCGTGGCCTGGCCTCGGATCCTCCCCGAGGGCCGGGGGCGGATCAACCCCAAGGGCCTCGCCTTTTACGACCGCCTGGTGGACCGGCTTCTCGCGGCGGGGATCACGCCCTTCCTCACCCTCTACCACTGGGACCTGCCCCAGGCGTCGAGGACCGGGGCGGTTGGCGGAGCCGGGAGACCGCCTTCGCCTTCGCCGAGTACGCCGAGGCGGTGGCCCGGGCCCTCGCCGACCGGGTGCCCTTCCTCGCCACCCTGAACGAGCCCTGGTGCTCGGCCTTCCTCGGGCACTGGACGGGGGAACACGCCCCCGGCCTCAGGAACCTGGAGGCGGCCCTTCGCGCCGCCCACCACCTCCTCCTGGGGCACGGCCTCGCCGTGGAGGCCTTGAGGGCCGCGGGGGCGAAGCGGGTGGGGATCGTCCTCAACTTCGCCCCGGTGTACGGCGAGGACCCCGAGGCGGTGGACGTGGCTGACCGCTACCACAACCGCTACTTCCTGGACCCCATCCTGGGCAGGGGGTATCCCGAAAGCCCCTTTCAAGACCCCCCGCCCACTCCCAACCTCTCCCGTGACCTGGAGCTCGTCGCAAGGCCCCTGGACTTCCTAGGGGTGAACTACTACGCCCCCGTCCGCGTGGCCCCGGGGACGGGGCCTTTGCCCGTGCGCTACCTTCCCCCGGAGGGGCCGGTCACGGCCATGGGGTGGGAGGTCTACCCCGAGGGGCTTTACCACCTCTTGAAGCACCTCGGCCGGGAGGTGCCCTGGCCCCTTTACATCACGGAAAACGGGGCCGCCTACCCCGACCTCTGGACGGGAGAGGCCGTCGTGGAGGACCCCGAGCGGGTGGCCTACCTCGAGGCCCACGTGGAGGCCGCCTGGCGGGCCCTCTTCACCCTTTACGCCACCGCCACCCCCTTTGACCGGCCCTGGGAGGCCCGTTACCTCCTGGAGCCCACGGGCTTCGTCCCTTACCGCCTCTTCACCCGTTTCATGCGCCAGTTCGCCGTCTACACCCGGGAGCGGTACCGGGGAGGGAGGTCGTGTCAAGAGTTATGTGTAAGAGTCTGTGTACGGGGGGCATACCGCTCCTGAAGCATCTTCTCCAGCACCTCCTTCACCTCCGAGAACCCCTTTAGTTTCCGTTCTGCCCACCTCCCTTCCTGCCTCTCCGACTCCAGGTAAAGAAGCTTGTACACCGCCTCTTCCTTAGGAAACTTGTGGTCCCGCACCTTCGTCCCCCGCCGCACTTCCCGGATAAACCGCTCCATCAGGTTGGTGCTCCGCAGGTACGGCCAAAGCACCTTGGGGTACCCGTAGAACCGCAGGAAGGCCCCCGAATCCTGTACCCAAAGCCCCACCACCCCCGGGTACCGCGAACCCCAGGCGGCCTTCACCTCCTCCAAG encodes:
- a CDS encoding carbohydrate ABC transporter permease, encoding MTQLEAATGSLFPKAPQWGNYLDIWRVLPFFHYLKNSFLVCSLTTAFALAVATFAGYALARFRFPGAELFGGSVLVTQVIPGILFLIPIYIMYIYVQNWVRSALGLEVRLVGSYGGLVFTYTAFFVPLSIWILRGFFASIPKELEEAAMVDGATPFQAFHRVILPLALPGLAATAVYIFLTAWDELLFAQVLTTEATATIPVGIRNFVGNYQNRYDLVMAAATVATLPVLVLFFFAQRQLIQGLTAGSVKG